A section of the Maylandia zebra isolate NMK-2024a linkage group LG8, Mzebra_GT3a, whole genome shotgun sequence genome encodes:
- the LOC101480406 gene encoding uncharacterized protein LOC101480406 → MLPSWWKHLQIESMNFYQRWSQETKANISGVPNIFTQLHSVSAAREAPKLAPHSFGKCTSSEPENPLNKASVSRCQAFSSETQSMSAELAVTSKMPHCGKPPLPSRSHNVPYHIKHRSKLVKDAVLNGSTHREACKQIQSQDILKSRNNVNHLFNRTSYGQIAEFELPSSAETLDNFQGDTIAVLHRHILNVLSGESEVEADGGLTDSWQHTRRESDSITFSKTARQSSSVSAGCSHSPLRQQSFRSQLSMSAVLSGAPLSSVTPLLKQRRSPHVMPTPPGKVNTGFSACTQGGKQCPPSLLSSGLSQRQTCVGNMEDGAFQNGTSNANTLRSRNKRRGPYTSKTSIMMTAGEGEALPQNQECQGAAAAEVPPSSKDCDGQMLSRFKRRMLEEPLQDNEEEKEKDRCRICYSSDASPSNPLLSPCLCSGSLLFIHLDCLKTWLKAKIHSGLSFRAVQRCEICKGRVVVDPNVFDLKDCYMRIRQGDGITGRSDVSDIVDIMIISGTVLYLSTFNSQPPWMRLMFIPCMFACLMTKRKMRRTRQMLMGI, encoded by the exons ATGCTGCCCTCTTGGTGGAAACATTTACAGATTGAGAGCATG AATTTTTATCAAAGGTGGAGTCAGGAGACAAAAGCAAATATTTCGGGCGTGCCGAATATTTTCACACAATTGCACTCAGTGTCAGCTGCAAGGGAAGCCCCGAAG TTGGCCCCCCACAGCTTTGGGAAGTGTACTTCATCTGAGCCAGAGAACCCTCTGAACAAAGCCTCAGTGTCCCGCTGTCAAGCTTTTTCCAGCGAAACCCAGAGCATGAGTGCAGAGCTGGCAGTGACTTCAAAAATGCCCCACTGTGGAAAGCCCCCACTGCCATCCAGAT CACACAATGTCCCGTATCACATCAAGCACAGGTCTAAGCTTGTGAAAGATGCTGTATTAAATGGATCTACCCACAGGGAAGCGTGTAAACAAATACAAAGCCAAGACATCCTGAAGAGCAGGAACAATGTGAACCACCTTTTCAACAGAACAAGCTACGGGCAAATCGCAGAGTTTGAGCTCCCCTCCAGTGCTGAGACTCTGGACAACTTCCAGGGAGACACCATCGCTGTCCTACATCGCCACATATTGAATGTATTGTCTGGTGAATCTGAGGTGGAGGCAGATGGCGGCTTAACAGACTCCTGGCAGCACACACGTAGAGAGAGTGATTCGATCACCTTTTCGAAAACAGCACGTCAGTCAAGTTCAGTCTCTGCTGGCTGCTCTCACAGCCCGCTTAGACAGCAGTCTTTCAGGTCACAGTTAAGTATGTCAGCAGTCCTGAGTGGAGCTCCTCTTAGCAGTGTCACTCCTCTCCTAAAACAAAGAAGGTCACCTCATGTGATGCCGACACCACCTGGCAAAGTCAACACGGGCTTTTCAGCTTGTACTCAGGGGGGAAAGCAATGTCCTCCCTCCTTACTCAGCTCAGGCCTCTCTCAAAGGCAGACCTGTGTGGGCAACATGGAGGACGGCGCTTTTCAGAATGGAACCAGCAATGCCAACACACTGCGGTCTCGTAATAAAAGAAGAGGTCCATATACCTCTAAAACCTCCATTATGATGACAGCTGGTGAAGGTGAAGCGCTTCCACAGAATCAAGAGTGCCAaggggctgctgctgctgaagtgCCCCCATCTTCAAAAGACTGCGATGGACAGATGTTATCCAGATTCAAACGGAG GATGTTAGAGGAGCCATTACAGGACAAtgaggaggaaaaagagaaagaccgATGCCGGATCTGCTACAGCAGTGACGCGTCACCGAGCAACCCATTGTTGTCACCCTGCCTGTGTTCAGGAAGTCTGCTCTTCATACACTTGGACTGCCTGAAAACATGGCTCAAGGCCAAAATCCACTCAG GGTTATCTTTCCGTGCTGTCCAAAGATGTGAAATTTGTAAGGGGAGGGTAGTCGTGGACCCAAACGTGTTTGACTTGAAGGACTGTTACATGAGAATTCGACAG GGTGATGGCATCACTGGGCGCTCTGATGTGTCAGATATAGTGGATATCATGATCATCTCAGGAACTGTACTCTATCTATCCACATTTAACTCCCAGCCGCCCTGG ATGCGATTGATGTTCATTCCCTGCATGTTTGCCTGCCtaatgacaaaaagaaagatGAGGAGGACCCGTCAAATGTTAATGGGCATTTGA